A stretch of the Vulcanisaeta souniana JCM 11219 genome encodes the following:
- a CDS encoding M28 family peptidase: protein MSESAMAFSIARRCSSYMDLVGGSMAEYDFIEWFLNQIDNPLFSYELQPVSVLLWRDRFSRVIHGSNEFRALSMPLTLGGSGRGKLTMDINDSGGKVLLTDFPEDMDDAKYIYIRAMEKGALAVIFRDKYPGITRRIVVTATQDYSWDRAPPPIIPALTVPKEVGDELGRHVGEEVDFISDVETKLSTGYNLVVNLESDKEESVILAVHHDHWLTGYADDCLGVGLGTLLLLSAVRNRSSFKRGLSFISFTAEEAGNPGFASLYWAYGSTRYVEYLKRRELLNSVYAVLNLDVVGRQYVTHTSEDLSMQLSQFVSTQWELPKPYFDSLNFEMNGIPAMTLSSLDYYWDVYHTDRDTEDKVNVQEIDSALKVSHQLLNHLLTNDLTPSPYISVLNRDIISVGLGIELREDWETYRLVKYLLSKYLVEYRRDGSVKTIYTNSILSYVRRFININDINQVPLRVEEMGTGRVIMDTSTIKDTRQLSEYITQIIESLTEDMNINLVT, encoded by the coding sequence GTGTCTGAGTCGGCAATGGCATTTAGCATTGCAAGGAGATGTTCGTCATATATGGACTTGGTGGGTGGTTCAATGGCGGAATACGATTTCATAGAGTGGTTTCTCAACCAAATAGACAACCCCTTATTCTCCTACGAGCTACAACCGGTGAGTGTCCTATTATGGAGGGATAGATTTTCGAGGGTAATTCATGGCAGCAATGAATTCAGGGCGTTAAGTATGCCGCTAACCCTGGGTGGTTCTGGCAGGGGTAAACTAACAATGGATATCAATGATTCAGGAGGTAAGGTATTGCTCACGGATTTTCCAGAGGACATGGATGATGCGAAGTACATATACATAAGGGCCATGGAGAAGGGCGCCCTTGCGGTTATCTTCAGGGACAAGTATCCGGGTATTACCAGGAGGATTGTGGTGACGGCAACACAGGATTACTCCTGGGATAGGGCACCACCGCCGATCATTCCTGCCCTTACTGTACCCAAGGAAGTTGGTGATGAATTGGGTAGGCATGTGGGTGAGGAGGTGGATTTCATTAGTGATGTTGAGACAAAACTCAGCACGGGATATAACCTAGTTGTGAACCTAGAGAGTGATAAGGAGGAATCTGTGATACTGGCGGTTCACCATGATCATTGGTTAACGGGCTACGCAGATGATTGCCTAGGTGTTGGGCTTGGTACATTGCTTCTACTCAGTGCTGTCAGGAACAGATCCTCATTCAAGAGAGGGCTAAGCTTCATATCATTTACGGCAGAGGAGGCAGGCAATCCAGGCTTTGCAAGCCTGTATTGGGCATATGGCTCCACCAGGTACGTGGAGTACCTAAAGAGGAGGGAGCTACTTAACAGTGTGTATGCTGTACTTAACCTGGATGTCGTTGGTAGGCAATACGTGACCCACACGAGTGAGGACTTGTCAATGCAGTTAAGTCAATTCGTGAGTACACAGTGGGAGCTTCCGAAACCCTACTTCGATTCCCTGAACTTTGAGATGAATGGAATACCGGCAATGACACTGTCGAGCCTCGATTATTACTGGGATGTATACCATACGGATAGGGACACGGAAGACAAGGTGAATGTCCAGGAAATAGACTCGGCACTCAAGGTTTCCCACCAATTACTTAATCACCTTCTGACGAATGACCTAACCCCATCGCCCTACATCTCAGTCCTAAACAGAGACATAATAAGTGTGGGCCTTGGTATAGAGCTCCGGGAGGATTGGGAAACATATAGGTTGGTTAAGTACTTGTTGTCTAAGTACTTAGTTGAGTATAGGCGTGATGGTTCTGTGAAGACCATATACACGAATTCCATACTGTCCTATGTGAGGAGGTTCATAAACATAAACGACATTAACCAAGTGCCCCTTAGGGTTGAGGAGATGGGGACCGGTAGGGTAATCATGGACACAAGCACCATAAAGGACACCAGGCAGTTGAGTGAGTATATCACGCAGATAATTGAGTCCCTGACTGAGGACATGAACATTAACCTAGTCACTTA